A stretch of Thermococcus sp. DNA encodes these proteins:
- a CDS encoding MBL fold metallo-hydrolase, with protein MEDELLDDMSLVAKTEDGLVVVSGCSHAGIVKHAKRLTREERVRAVIGGFHLIDASEGRIKRTVEEFKRLGVEEVYTGHCTGLRAEAEFMKAYGENFHKLHSGMVIEFGR; from the coding sequence GTGGAGGATGAACTCCTCGATGACATGAGCCTTGTCGCAAAAACCGAAGACGGCCTTGTCGTCGTGAGCGGTTGCAGTCACGCGGGCATAGTGAAACACGCTAAAAGGCTCACCAGGGAGGAAAGAGTTAGGGCTGTGATAGGAGGCTTCCACCTCATAGATGCGAGCGAAGGGCGGATAAAGAGAACTGTTGAGGAGTTCAAGAGGCTCGGCGTTGAGGAGGTGTACACCGGCCACTGCACCGGATTGAGGGCCGAGGCAGAGTTCATGAAGGCCTATGGCGAGAACTTCCACAAGCTCCATTCGGGGATGGTGATAGAATTCGGGAGATGA